One genomic window of Streptomyces sp. NBC_01276 includes the following:
- a CDS encoding serine hydrolase domain-containing protein, with amino-acid sequence MPKNVSRDEQGSRDAKGAWGSRDSACRNLDLAHWQARLDALRAKHHVPGASLALLVDGTVHELASGVLHRGTGVEATTDTVFQMGSIAKVYTATLVMQLAESGELDLDAPVVDVLPEFSVADPEATGAITTRQLLSHTGGLTCDFTHDSGRGDDCLAKYVEAAKGVALDCPPGTAISYSSVGYNVLGRIIEVVTGKVWDQALKDLLLTPLGLTHTMTLPEEALRFRAAMGHLGEAGQEPDPAPEWDMMPRSAGPYGRVIATAGDLARLARMHLAGGVAEDGTRILSEQAVALMQRRVVDCPDKWTVSSDGWGLGWTLYDWNGVQGYGHDGASIGQYGYLRVVPAAGVAVALLTNGGGAREVYAALYRELLAELAGVTMPEPFAPPAQPPSVDFAPLVGTYRREGVVITVTERDGAGHALYEFVDGMKDFSEPLRIDLLPVTETVFAGTGVGAAFSEDYMPVVFSTLPDGTGCVYIGMRCGPKTA; translated from the coding sequence ATGCCGAAGAACGTGAGCCGGGACGAGCAGGGCAGCCGGGATGCCAAGGGCGCGTGGGGTTCCCGGGATTCCGCCTGCCGGAACCTGGACCTCGCCCACTGGCAGGCGCGCCTCGACGCACTGCGCGCCAAGCACCACGTCCCGGGCGCATCCCTCGCGCTGCTCGTCGACGGGACCGTCCACGAACTGGCCAGCGGCGTGCTGCACCGCGGAACGGGCGTGGAGGCGACGACCGACACGGTCTTCCAGATGGGCTCGATAGCCAAGGTCTACACCGCCACCCTGGTCATGCAGCTCGCAGAATCGGGTGAACTGGACCTGGACGCCCCGGTCGTCGACGTACTTCCGGAGTTCTCGGTCGCCGACCCCGAGGCGACCGGGGCGATCACCACACGTCAGCTGCTCAGCCACACCGGCGGTCTCACCTGCGACTTCACCCACGACAGCGGGCGCGGTGACGACTGCCTCGCCAAGTACGTCGAGGCGGCGAAGGGCGTGGCGCTCGATTGCCCGCCCGGCACCGCGATCTCCTACAGCAGCGTCGGCTACAACGTGCTGGGCCGGATCATCGAGGTGGTGACCGGCAAGGTCTGGGACCAGGCTCTGAAGGACCTGCTCCTGACCCCCCTCGGCCTCACGCACACCATGACGCTGCCCGAGGAGGCGCTGCGGTTCCGCGCGGCCATGGGGCACCTGGGCGAGGCGGGCCAGGAACCGGACCCGGCACCGGAATGGGACATGATGCCCCGTTCGGCGGGCCCCTACGGCAGGGTCATCGCCACCGCGGGGGACCTCGCCCGGCTCGCCCGGATGCACCTGGCCGGCGGCGTGGCCGAGGACGGCACGCGCATCCTCTCCGAGCAGGCGGTCGCGCTGATGCAGCGCCGGGTGGTGGACTGTCCCGACAAATGGACGGTCAGCTCGGACGGCTGGGGCCTGGGTTGGACCCTGTACGACTGGAACGGCGTCCAGGGCTACGGGCACGACGGCGCCTCCATCGGGCAGTACGGCTACCTGCGCGTGGTGCCGGCGGCGGGCGTCGCGGTGGCGCTGCTCACCAACGGCGGTGGCGCGCGGGAGGTGTACGCGGCGCTCTACCGCGAACTCCTCGCCGAACTGGCCGGGGTGACCATGCCCGAGCCCTTCGCCCCGCCGGCCCAGCCGCCCTCGGTCGACTTCGCGCCGCTGGTCGGCACCTACCGGCGCGAGGGCGTGGTCATCACCGTGACGGAGCGGGACGGCGCGGGCCACGCGCTGTACGAATTCGTCGACGGCATGAAGGACTTCTCCGAACCGCTCCGGATCGACCTGCTGCCGGTGACGGAGACGGTCTTCGCCGGTACGGGGGTGGGCGCGGCGTTCAGCGAGGACTACATGCCCGTGGTCTTCTCCACGCTGCCCGACGGCACGGGCTGCGTCTACATCGGCATGCGCTGCGGCCCCAAGACCGCGTAG